The Streptomyces rimosus genomic interval TGACGGGCGATCGCCTGCGTCTCGGCGATGCTGTAGGACGCCTTGGCGGTGAAGGTGGACGCGTCCCGCGCGGCGGAGCGGGAAGCGTCTTCCTTCTCCTTCTCGCGCTTCTTGGCGTCCTCTTCGGCCTTCGCCTTCTTGTCGGCGGCGTCCTTCTTGTCCTGCGCGTCCTGGGCGGCCGCCTTGCGGGCCTCCTCCTGCGCGGACTTCAGCGCCGCGGCGTCAGCCTGCGTGGACGCCTCGTCCGCCTGCTGCGTCAGGGGCGCGGCCTGCACCTGGGCCTGGAGGCCCGCGGGGATGTCGGCGATCGTGGCGTCGGCCGCGGTGGCCTCGGTGTGGGCGACCGAGCCCTGCTCCTGACCTGACGCGACACCGACAACGGCGCCGACGGTGGTGACCGCGGTGGCGGAGGCCACGGCGAATCCCCGGACCGAAATCCGGCTCACACGCTTTCCTTCCAGCATCGTCCGCATAGGTGACCTCGCGGACGCAATCGTGCCCCTGGCGCTGGTCTCCCCTTGTTCCGGCCCCGAACGAGCGGAGGGGACGGCTGGTCACGGGAGGCACTGGCCCGGTACGTACCCCTCGGGGTCCGCGTGGTGCTCGGGCGGCATACGGCGCGCTATGCAGTTCTCGGGGTTCCGCACCGCTGGGGGTGCTGGTGTGCCGTATGCGGGGCCTGACAGGAACCAGACTTTGCCCGAAGCGGAGTCGTCGAATCAATTCTCCGTTGCGTGTGAAAGCTCACACCTCGTTTGGCCCGGATGATTCACGGAAAAGCCCGCGCAGCACGGCGCCGCCCGGCTAAGCTTCTGCGCTCTTGCCGGACGGCGCTCATGCCACACCCGGTCAGATCCGGCCGTCCTCCAGCATTTCGGTCACCAGCGCCGCGATCGGCGACCGCTCCGAGCGGGTCAGCGTCACATGCGCGAACAGCGGATGGCCCTTGAGCTTCTCGACGACCGCGACCACGCCGTCGTACCGGCCGACCCGCAGGTTGTCGCGCTGCGCCACGTCATGCGTGAGCACCACCCGCGAGTTGGCGCCGATCCGGGACAGCACCGTCAGCAGGACGTTGCGCTCCAGCGACTGTGCCTCGTCGACGATGACGAAGGCGTCGTGCAGCGAACGGCCGCGGATGTGGGTGAGCGGCAGCACCTCCAGCATGCCGCGCCCCACCACCTCTTCGATGACCTCGGCGGTGGTCACCGCCGACAGCGTGTCGAAGACGGCCTGGGCCCACGGGCTCATCTTCTCCGCCTCGGTGCCCGGCAGATAGCCCAGCTCCTGGCCGCCGACCGCGTACAGCGGCCGGAAGACCATCACCTTGCGGTGCTGACGCCGCTCCAGCACCGCCTCCAGACCCGCGCACAGCGCCAGCGCCGACTTGCCCGTACCGGCCCGGCCGCCCATCGAGACGATGCCGACCTCCTGGTCGAGCAGCAGGTCCAGGGCGATGCGCTGCTCGGCGCTGCGCCCGTGGATGCCGAACGCGTCCCGGTCGCCGCGCACCAGCCGTACGCTGCCGTCGACCGTCACCCTGCCGAGTGCCTTGCCCCGCTCCGACTGGAGTACGAGACCGGTGTGCACGGGCAGCCCGGCCGCCTCCGGGAAGTACGCGCTCTCCGCGGCGAAGAGCCCGTCGATCTGCTCGGCGGTGGCGGTCAGCTCCGCCATGCCCGTCCAGCCGGAGTCCGTGATGGCCAGTTCGGCGCGGTACTCCTCCGCCAGCAGGCCCACCGCGGACGCCTTGATGCGCAGCGGCAGGTCCTTGGAGACGACCGTGACGTCATAGCCCTCCGCCTGGAGGTTGCGGGCCACCGCGAGGATGCGCGAGTCGTTGTCGCCCAGGCGGAAGCCGGCCGGCAGCACTCCGGGGTCGGCGTGGTTCAGCTCGACCCTGAGGGTTCCCCCCAGGTCCCCGATGGGGATCGGGGCGTCCAGCCGCCCGTACCGCACCCGGTACTCGTCGAGCAGGCGCAGGGCCTGCCGGGCGAAGTAGCCCAATTCCGGATGATGCCTCTTCGCCTCCAGTTCGGTGACCACGACGACCGGCAGCACGACCTCGTGCTCGTCGAAGCGGGACATGGACCCTGGATCCGCCAGCAGGACGCTGGTGTCGAGGACATAGGTGCGCCGGCCGTTCTCACGGCGCTGCTTGCTGTTCACCACGGGTGGACGTACCCCCTCGGATGAGGTCGGGGTGCGACGGCGTCGCGGGAGAGAAGTCGCCGCGCCGTCGGGCGGCGGGCGACGGGACCGGGCTCGGACCCTCGTACGCGGGCCGAGCGCCGGCCCTCCGCGTCGTCCGTGCGGTCCGCACGGTCGTCCGTGGTGTGCAAAGGGCCTCCCGGGCGGACGGCCCCGTGCCGTCCGCTGAGATACGGCATCCGATGACTGGTACTGCCGGATACCGACCTGGAAGGGATATTCCCGCGAACGCGCGCCCCCATGCAATGGCATATGACGCACGGTCGGTGAACGCTTGGTTACGGCTTTGGCGCGGGTGGAGTCCCGCGCCGGGAGTTGATGGTCCGGGTGGCCTAAAAGCCGTAACGCCGGTGACGGGCGGCGTAGTCGCGCAAGGCGCGCAGGAAGTCCACCTTGCGGAAGGCCGGCCAGAAGACCTCGCAGAAGTAGTACTCCGAGTGGGCGCTCTGCCAGAGCATGAAGCCGGAGAGCCGCTGTTCGCCGCTGGTGCGGATCACCAGGTCCGGGTCCGGCTGGCCGCGGGTGTAGAGGTGCTCCGAGATGAGGTCGATGTCGACGATGTCGGCCAGTTCCTCGAAGGTGGTGCCGCGCTCGGCGTGGTCCAGGAGCAGCGAGCGCACCGCGTCCGCGATCTCCTGGCGGCCGCCGTAGCCGACGGCGACGTTCACCAGGATGCCGGTGTGGCCCTCGGTGGCCTGCTCGGCCTCCTTGAGCACCCGCTGGGTGTCGGAGGGCAGCAGGTCGCGGTTGCCGACGTGGTGGACCCGCCAGCGGCCGTCCGCGGCCAGGCCGCGCACCGTGTTCTCGATGATGCCCAGCAGCGGGGTCAGTTCCTTCTCGGACCGGTCGAGGTTGTCCGTGGACAGCAGCCACAGCGTGACGACCTCGACGTCGGTCTCCGCGCACCAGCCCAGCAGCTCGGTGATCTTTTCGGCGCCGGCCTGGTGGCCCTGCACGGTGGTGCGGCCGTCGGCGCGCGCCCAGCGGCGGTTGCCGTCGAGGATGACGCCGATGTGCTTGGGGACCTGGGCATGGTCGAGGCGGCCTTCGACCCGGCGGGCGTAGAGCCTGTAGACGAGGTTGCGCAACGCGGGCGGGTACGGGATGCGCACCCCGGAAGATCGCAGCATGTGTGGTCAAGCCCCTCCGTGCAAATGGCGGTCGCCCCCGTCGCCTCAAGTCGGCAACTTTACGTCGCGGACGTCCCGGCGGCCCAATCAGGTGTGTCACAACTCCGTGATAAGGAGATGACCATGACTGACGCCTCTGTCCACATTGCCGCGAATACGCGCTACGACTCCATGGAGTACCGCCGCACCGGGCGCAGCGGCCTCAAACTCCCCGCCGTCTCCCTGGGACTGTGGCACAACTTCGGTGACGACCGCACGCTGGCGTCCCAGCGGGCGATCCTGCGCCGCGCCTTCGACCTGGGCGTGACCCACTTCGACCTGGCGAACAACTACGGCCCGCCGCCCGGTTCGGCCGAGCTGAACTTCGGAAAGATCTTCGCGCAGGACTTCCGGCCCTACCGCGACGAGATCGTCCTCTCCACCAAGGCCGGATATCTCATGCACCCCGGGCCGTACGGCGAATGGGGTTCGCGCAAATACCTCCTCTCGTCGCTGGATGCCTCGCTGAAGCGGATGGGCGTCGATTACGTCGACATCTTCTATTCGCACCGATTCGACCCGGACACCCCGCTGGAGGAGACGATGGGCGCCCTGGCGTCCGCCGTCCAGCAGGGCAAGGCGCTGTACGTGGGCGTCTCGTCGTACTCCTCCGAGCAGACCCGTGAAGCCGCCCGCATCCTGCGGGAGATGGGCGTACGGCCGCTGATCCACCAGCCCTCGTACTCGATGATCAACCGCTGGACGGAGGACGACGCGCTGCTGGACACCCTGGAGGCGGAAGGCATGGGCTGCATTTCCTTCGCGCCGCTCGCCCAGGGCCTGCTGACGGACAAGTACCTGAACGGCATTCCGGAGGGCTCGCGCGCGTCCCAGGGCAAGTCGCTCGACCCGGGGCTGCTCTCGGAGGACGTACGGCGGCGCCTGCGCGGCCTGAACGGCATCGCCGCGCGCCGCGGGCAGTCGCTCGCCCAGCTGGCGCTGTCCTGGGTGCTGCGGGACGAGCGGATGACCTCGGCGCTGATCGGGGCGAGCAGCGTGGCGCAGCTGGAGGCGAACGTGGCCGCGGTGGGCGCCCCGAAGATCACGGATGAGGAATTGTCCGAGATCGAGGAGTTCGCGAAGTCGACCGACGGTGTGAACATCTGGGCCAAGCGCGGCTGATTCTGTTCGGTCCGCGACGCCTTTACGGAACACTCCCTACCTTCCGTAGAGACGTTCGCACGTTCCGTGTACGAAACCCGTCCTGGCGTGATCATGGCGAGATCCATACCCGGGCACAAAAAAGCGGGCCGGTCCGTGGGGGGGATACGGACCGGCCCGAGGGGGGGTTTCCACCATAACCCCGCCGAGGGGGTGCTCCGTGCAACTTCGGGTGGAACGGCGCGCCCGGATTTTGGATCAAGACGCCGCCGCGCCCCCCAGAAGCACCCCGAGAAACGCGCCGGTGATCATGAAAGGGCCGTACGGGATGGCCTGTTTGAGCCCATCATTACGGCGTTCCGCGCGTCCGGCGCGCCGCAGCAGGACCCCGCAGCCGTAGAGCGCGCCGAGCAGCAACCCCGCGAACGCGCCAGTGATCAGAATTGCCCAGCCGTACCACCCAAGAGTGACCCCCAACCCGATCGCCAGCTTGACGTCCCCCAGTCCCATTCCCGCCGGATTGATCAGATAAAGGACGTAATAGAACCCCGCGAGGGCGAATCCCCCGAGCACCGCCCCGCCCCACGAGCCGGCCGCCTCGGTACCGAGCGCGGCACCCCCGAGCAGAAGCGCCGCGCCGCCCGCCAGCGGCAGGGTCAGCACATCCGGCAGCCGCCGCACGCGCCAGTCGACCACCGCGAGCAGCACCGCCACCGGGGCGGCCGCCAGCCAGGCCACCAGCTCGGGGCGGGGACCGGTGGCGGCGGCGAGCAGTACGCACACCACCGCCGTGACCAGGGCGACCGGCACCGCGCGCGGCCCGTACGGCCCACACGAACGACAGCGCCCCACACCCAGCCACCCCCGCCACGGACCGGCGACCGGATGCCCACCCGGACAGCGGACCCGCCACGCCTCCCCCGGCTCAACGGCCAGCCGATAAGCAGGCCGCGGCACAAGCACCCCCGCCGCGGCCCCGTACACGGCGGCAAAAACCATCACCATCACAGCCACGCAGCCGACCCTAGGCTGATAAAACGCTCCCCATGACCCACTGGCAGAACGGATCAGGAACGCTCCGCTTTGCGCAGGGGGGCGGCGGAGAAACGACGGGGGCGGAAGCCCTGGGGATGGGCGGGGCGGACGGGGCGGACAGGACGGCCGGGGCGGTCGACGGCGCACCGGGGGCGTCCGGCGGCACACTGGGGGCGTCCGGCGGCGTGGTCGCGCCCAGCAGTGTGGCCACGTCCGGCGGCGTTGCCGCGTCCGGCGCCCCGGCCGCACCCTCCGGCAGCACCGCACCCTCCGGCCGGGCGGCGATCCCTTTGGAGATCGCCGCGTCCTACCGCGCGCGCAGCCGCGGCCTCCTCGGGCGCGACGGCATCGACGGCGCCCTGCTCCTCACCCCCGCGAGCGCGGTCCACACCTTCCGTATGCGCTTCGCGATCGACGTCGCCTACCTCACCCGGGACCTCACCGTGCTGACCGTCCGCACCATGCGGCCGGGACGGCTCGGGCTCCCCCGTCTCCGTGCCCGGCACGTCCTGGAGGCGGAGGCCGGCGCGATGGCCCGCTGGGGCCTGCGCCCCGGCGTACGCGTCACGGTCGACGCCCCCTGATCTGCCCGTACTTCGGTCCTCCACCCGCTCGACAGCTCGGCACCGCCCGCACGCCGCATCAGCTGGTGGCTCGTCTCCCTGCCGCGGGCCGGCCTCTCCCAGGGCAGGAGCAAGCAGACAGGCCCGCGCGATGCGCTTCCAGCTGATCGCGCGTGATCGGTGCGAAAACGACCATAGGGCACATACCCGCATATGTACTATCTTCCAGTGCCAACCAACCGCCCGACACCGCGCAATTACCCCTTCCAGTCGGCAACCGGCCCCGACAACCGCGAGATGGCGCCTCCGCGCCGTCAACCCAGGCATGACCACGCCGCGCCGCACGCATGATCGAACGCCGCCCCGCTACGCGGTGCCCCCACGCAGATGCCGGCTCACATCACCGACGAGCCGCATCCGCACCCGCCGCTCCGCAAAACGCCACCGCCCGCCCCGACGCTCGAACCGATCACGGTAACGACCAGCGGCAATGGCCTGTAGCGGCAACTCGGGCAGCGCCTGGAACACGGTGACGTACGACCGCGCGTCCGCGGTACCCGCCCGCTCGTCGACCTCGATCGCCACATTGGACGTGACGTGCTGCGTCCTCGGCGTACCGTCGCCGTAAACGATCAGAGTTTCCCGGAACATCCGCTCGATAGCCCCGGCCCCACTGACCGGTGCCCCACTCCCGGTAAAGGTCGCATCGGCCAGCAACACCCCGAGCCCGGCGAAGTCACCGTCGTCCACGAGCTCGGCGTAGCGCGCTATGAGGTTCTCGATGGCCCGGTGGCTGGGCGTTGGGTCGGGTTCGGCGGACATGGTCGTACCTCCAAGGCGTCACGGTCCTCAGCGGTCGATCACATCACCTCGGGCGGCCCGCAGCAGCCCTCCGAGAACCTGAGGGCTGGTGACAACGACGGTGGACGGCTCATCACTCTCGCGAAGAAGCACGGTCCTGTCGGCGGCCTCCGCGAGTTCGACACAGTTGCTCGCGTTGCCGCTGTAGGAGGACTTCTGCCAGTTGGTTATGGTCACGATTAGG includes:
- a CDS encoding DUF397 domain-containing protein, with the translated sequence MTITNWQKSSYSGNASNCVELAEAADRTVLLRESDEPSTVVVTSPQVLGGLLRAARGDVIDR
- a CDS encoding DUF192 domain-containing protein, with the translated sequence MPLEIAASYRARSRGLLGRDGIDGALLLTPASAVHTFRMRFAIDVAYLTRDLTVLTVRTMRPGRLGLPRLRARHVLEAEAGAMARWGLRPGVRVTVDAP
- a CDS encoding nuclear transport factor 2 family protein, translating into MSAEPDPTPSHRAIENLIARYAELVDDGDFAGLGVLLADATFTGSGAPVSGAGAIERMFRETLIVYGDGTPRTQHVTSNVAIEVDERAGTADARSYVTVFQALPELPLQAIAAGRYRDRFERRGGRWRFAERRVRMRLVGDVSRHLRGGTA
- a CDS encoding isoprenyl transferase, translated to MLRSSGVRIPYPPALRNLVYRLYARRVEGRLDHAQVPKHIGVILDGNRRWARADGRTTVQGHQAGAEKITELLGWCAETDVEVVTLWLLSTDNLDRSEKELTPLLGIIENTVRGLAADGRWRVHHVGNRDLLPSDTQRVLKEAEQATEGHTGILVNVAVGYGGRQEIADAVRSLLLDHAERGTTFEELADIVDIDLISEHLYTRGQPDPDLVIRTSGEQRLSGFMLWQSAHSEYYFCEVFWPAFRKVDFLRALRDYAARHRRYGF
- the mgrA gene encoding L-glyceraldehyde 3-phosphate reductase, with translation MTMTDASVHIAANTRYDSMEYRRTGRSGLKLPAVSLGLWHNFGDDRTLASQRAILRRAFDLGVTHFDLANNYGPPPGSAELNFGKIFAQDFRPYRDEIVLSTKAGYLMHPGPYGEWGSRKYLLSSLDASLKRMGVDYVDIFYSHRFDPDTPLEETMGALASAVQQGKALYVGVSSYSSEQTREAARILREMGVRPLIHQPSYSMINRWTEDDALLDTLEAEGMGCISFAPLAQGLLTDKYLNGIPEGSRASQGKSLDPGLLSEDVRRRLRGLNGIAARRGQSLAQLALSWVLRDERMTSALIGASSVAQLEANVAAVGAPKITDEELSEIEEFAKSTDGVNIWAKRG
- a CDS encoding prepilin peptidase, which encodes MAVMVMVFAAVYGAAAGVLVPRPAYRLAVEPGEAWRVRCPGGHPVAGPWRGWLGVGRCRSCGPYGPRAVPVALVTAVVCVLLAAATGPRPELVAWLAAAPVAVLLAVVDWRVRRLPDVLTLPLAGGAALLLGGAALGTEAAGSWGGAVLGGFALAGFYYVLYLINPAGMGLGDVKLAIGLGVTLGWYGWAILITGAFAGLLLGALYGCGVLLRRAGRAERRNDGLKQAIPYGPFMITGAFLGVLLGGAAAS
- a CDS encoding PhoH family protein, with amino-acid sequence MVNSKQRRENGRRTYVLDTSVLLADPGSMSRFDEHEVVLPVVVVTELEAKRHHPELGYFARQALRLLDEYRVRYGRLDAPIPIGDLGGTLRVELNHADPGVLPAGFRLGDNDSRILAVARNLQAEGYDVTVVSKDLPLRIKASAVGLLAEEYRAELAITDSGWTGMAELTATAEQIDGLFAAESAYFPEAAGLPVHTGLVLQSERGKALGRVTVDGSVRLVRGDRDAFGIHGRSAEQRIALDLLLDQEVGIVSMGGRAGTGKSALALCAGLEAVLERRQHRKVMVFRPLYAVGGQELGYLPGTEAEKMSPWAQAVFDTLSAVTTAEVIEEVVGRGMLEVLPLTHIRGRSLHDAFVIVDEAQSLERNVLLTVLSRIGANSRVVLTHDVAQRDNLRVGRYDGVVAVVEKLKGHPLFAHVTLTRSERSPIAALVTEMLEDGRI
- a CDS encoding aggregation-promoting factor C-terminal-like domain-containing protein codes for the protein MSRISVRGFAVASATAVTTVGAVVGVASGQEQGSVAHTEATAADATIADIPAGLQAQVQAAPLTQQADEASTQADAAALKSAQEEARKAAAQDAQDKKDAADKKAKAEEDAKKREKEKEDASRSAARDASTFTAKASYSIAETQAIARQMLPGDQFQCFSNIVDHESGWNYRATNASSGAYGLVQALPGTKMASAGSDWRTNPATQIKWGLNYMNSRYNSPCGAWSFWQANHWY